The Archocentrus centrarchus isolate MPI-CPG fArcCen1 chromosome 13, fArcCen1, whole genome shotgun sequence genomic interval agctgtggctgcaagatTATTTGGTGCCTGATGGCTACGAATACGAATTACGAATTACAACACCTCCATTGTTTTAGACTGCAAGGTGGTTgatgcctgtcatggtggtaatccctgaaccagatggtggccacaggaggtgaagggagacatcaagctgaaggagtcgTCCTATCTGGCTTGGTTGCCCTGTGGTACTCCAGAGGTGTGCAATTAAGTGATATCTTAATAACTCAAACACATATCTGAGGTTTACACATCTATATTCTTGCCTGAAAACaccttaaatgtttattttgtgtcacagaaacagtcagatTTAAATTTTTGTGGCTGCTTTCCTCCACTTATGCTGCGTTTGAGTTTTCCGGGTCAAGATACAAAAAATTCACCACAAAACGAGAAATAAGATTTCCACactggatttttaaaatccagaaTGTAATTTTTAAGCCTgtaaaaaaatcagataagttcttgtttgattttcacttgtttttgacaaatcaaaaaactgaaaatggctcgtttttcatttttttgtttcccaATTTTGAAAGGGTAATTGGGAAATGAGCTGTTTTctaatttttgttttctcattcctaaacaaaaatacactgGCCGTGAATTACCCGGACCCTTCCTCTACCTGGACCcttctacattttattttttatttttttcaaataaaacggatgtttctttttctaaataaacagaACAGCTTGCCATCCCTCTGCTAGAAAACAATATAAAGCATATAAACATTTGCAGCAGTAATATGcaacaaacacatacactgCCTGGCCCCCCAAAAAgttgccactaaaaaaaaaaaaaaaaaggtcacacactaatcagaatcagaatcagaatcagaatactttattttgttggaccgcctttagctttgattacggcgtgcattcactgtggcattgttttGATAAGCTTCTGCAACTTCACAcaatttatttccatccagtgttgcatgaATTTtccaccaagatcttgcagtgatgatggcagattctgaccactaaGCAAAggcttctccaacacatcccaaagattctcaatggggttgaggtctggactctgtgttggccaatccatgtgtgaaaatgatgtctcatgctcccagaatcactctttcacaattcaaGCCCAATGAATCCTGgtattgtcatcttggaatatgcccgtgccatcagtgaagaaaaaatccattgatggaataacctggtcattcagtatattcaggtagtcagctgacctcattctttgagcacataatgttgctagGCATTAGGAACTAGGCATGATGAGTGCATCACGTCACCTGCCTCAGTTCTTACCCTGATGcgcccatcactctggaacagggtaaatctggactcatcagaccgcATGACCTTCTTCCATAGGCTGTTGTGGTATGTCTGTGATCAGTAAATCTACACTGCCTggccgaaaaaaaaaaagtcgccacctggatttaactaagaaAATAGGTACGAGCttcctattggataattactgcatgggcgaTATCTTCCATACCTGTGGCTCATCCTCTGCTAACTAAATTCTGTATGTTTTTAATATAGATGTAATCCAGTTAATGTGGAATAACACTTTGATGATAATCTTACCATTCTCTGATGGTAAAATGTTCAGGATTAGCCATTAAGCTAATCCTGAATAAGCAATGTTAGCTTGCTGAGTTTATCACCAGCTCTCAGCCAACATATGCTTATCTAAATCCTGGAGAATCCTGAGTGATGAGTGAGCcgtaatttttaaaaactagTTCATTTTGatatgataatttttttttttttttgtccttgagGTACTTTCAAGTCAAAAAGCTCATAAtgttttgtcatagttttttttttttttttactttactgccAACCAAAAACAGGTAATTTACGtacaaacatttttatcctgggGCTGAGACCGGGGCGTCACATCATTATTCATACATAGAATTCCAAATTTCTCATTTACCGTCACAGAGTATAGCAAGACAGGTAACCCAAACAGTGAGACagaaaagaatcagaaaaagaTGCGCCTTACTTAAGAAGAGTTACAATAGGCTTCCGCAGTCTTTCAAAGCACTGAGCTTTCAGGTGTAGTTAAGCAGTTAATCGTTCCATTGTATATACGTGCTTGATTTTTTTGTATCCAGTGGGTCAGGCTTCATCCAGGTGACATCTTCCTGGCTGTCATTAGAAGAATATGTAGCCGAGTCCTTTTGTCATAAGTGAAGTGGTCAGAGAACACATCAAGTATAAAAATTAGGCGTgcgacttgattaaaaaaaattaatcaaattaattaggagctttataataaattaatcgaaattaatcgcattttaatcacatttcaatatttaacatgagaaatatcaatttaagtttggttgatgaatgaatcaatgtacataagcttaaacttcaaaatcttgtttattttcccaccagtctactacacagaccaatgaagggtggaagtgctcctgtgataagcaaactcctgaaattaaagttaagcatcataactggatagttttagtcaacattaatgtctcacttaatatagttggaaattaatcatttgctcagctgtattccttgatgttgaaatgtgttatgcctgtatgcccacactcatacataaaggagcagttcacagaaacgcggtgggaacgcgggcccgttcttaagtgtttcgccggttcattgggaacagcacgagcactggcacacGAACCGGTTCCTCtgcggtggaaaagtagcaacaGAAAATTGTTTTCAATTTCTCTGTGGTTAGTGTGTTCTTTAGTTACCttatgtagttactatggattaccttcatacatattattgtaattagggttctgaaggttctattgatgtatagtgAGTTGCAATATTCCACACGATGGTGTGCAGCATGTATAAATGTAATGATATGGTCTAGCagacttgttctattatagCTCTCAAAGAGCTACTACATTTGACAGCTTCATCACTGAATCCAAATTTTACAAGTACCAAATATAAAAAGGTCCAATTTACACTGTCAAATGCATTTTCAGCATCAAGCCTCATTAAGACTGCACTGGTATTATTGTTTTGAATGTAGCTGATAATGTGTTGGACCCTCCTTATGTTATCCTGGGTTTGACTTCCCTTAATGAAACCTGTCTGATCTTTGTCAATAATGTCACTGACAGAATAGTCATATCTTTGTGAAATAATCAAACTATACAATTTGTAATATACATTGAGTTTTGATATAGGCTTGTAGTCTGAACAGGTCTCACTGCTGTTTttctcagtgttgccaacttagcgactttgtCACTAGTtttagcggcttttcagaccccatagctacttttttttcccccaaaaagcgactagcgacaaatttagtgaCTCTTTCCGATGACATCTTGCGACTTTgggagagttttggagatagatcggaagcctgaaatcctctgctgtcacgttttgtgtacataaagcctttgTACTGCGTCCCTTTGTAGGCTTTGACATCATCCAGACCTCGCTTCGACCCCACCCTCCAACCCCCAGCCCTCACTTACCGagcccacccacccacaccctCTGCCCCCTCCGCCCCCTCCGCCTCTTGCTACGACATCTAGGGGGACCCAACCCCATCCCCGGACCTTGTTTCGGCATTTAATAACTTTTTTGAGACAGCGGACAACATGTTTTCTTACAAAAGGAGGAAGGTTGAATACAGCTAGCAATCACaccacacataaatgttactgtTAAATGTGATATTCTACGATTAAACAATATGAGACAAAATTGATATATAAtatgggtctaggcaaagcatttaagttattaagttatttcataaagttcatttgtagttttgAACATATTCAGGGTGTGTTTGCTTCACTTTTTGTATCTCcaataggggtgggactttaacgcgttaattttgattaattaattacagggaaaataacgaattaaaaaattttaatcgcactttgcactgtggaacgtttctcaggcatacagattatatcgatgcacaaTGTGATGATCAtgatgagctgtgtccaaattcagaggccGCATCCTGCAAAGGACTCGGTCTATGTGggcccacgaagaccacaaaggccggaaggtAGCGGCTGTGAAGTTGGACGGTCTAACCTTCATATCTGCGTTACCTGCCCTCAACTCAACAttaaggaatacagctgagtgaatgattaatttccaactatattgagtgagacattaatgttgaataaaactatccagttatgatgcttaactttaatttcaggagtttgcttatcacaggagcacttccacccttcgttggtctgtgtagtagactggtgggaaaataaacaaaattttgaagtttaagcttatgtatattgattcattcatcaactaaacttaaattaatatttctcatgttaaatattgaaatgtgattaaaatgtgattaatttcgattaattaattacaaagcttctaattaattcaataaatttttttaatcgagtcccacctcTAATCTCCAAAGATGTTAGTCCTCTTTCCTACAGTCTatattgcaactacatgcaaatgtcCAATTAGggtgcaaattaggtgatgacatcatatagcaacttctagcggcttttaggacagccattGGCTcctttccttactgaggagttggcaacagtggttTTTCTTGGGGATCACTGATATTATCGCTTTCTACCAGGATGGGGGTATTTCGCCATATTTGAGTGTGTAATTAAATGATATTTCTAGTAATGGGATAAGCTCTTCACTGAATGTTTTGTACCATTCGGGTGGTAACCCATCACTTCCtggacacttttttgtttttagcctaTTTACTGCTTTCTTTATCTCTGCTTTTGTGATCGGTGAGGCCAAAAGGTCATTCTGCTTTTTCCCAATTGCTGGTAAGTCTAATTCTTCAAGAAAAGCTTTCATTTGGTCTAAATCAGCAGACAGAAGCTGGCTATTTAAATCTCTGTAGTAATTCACAAACTTACCCTCAGTCTTTTTAGGCTCATAAATAATTTGGtttgtgtgtactgtatgtcttTTATTTCAGGAAAtcggtaacgctttcttttacggcccgcccttaggccgtaactatcctgtaagtaaattttagttatgtgaaattacgccgtaattatttttaatttttactaaagctgaattgtttttaattacgccataattatttttaattataccGTAATTAATTTtactaaggctgaattatttttaattactccgtaattatttttaattataccGTAATTAATTTtactaaggctgaattatttttaattactccgtaattatttttaattataccGTAATTAATTTtactaaggctgaattatttttaattacgccgtaattatttttaattataccGTAATTAATTTtactaaggctgaattatttttaattatgccgtaattatttttaattaccctgtaattatttttaattacactctaattatttttaattacatcataattatttttaattacgccgtaattatttttaactacaccgtaattatttttaataaggctgtaatttacttacaggatagttacggcctaagggtGGGCcgtaaaagaaagcgttaccagGAAATCTCCTGTCGACCTGTTGTTTCTTTAATCTTTTTGCCTGCAATTTGGTCACCCTTAGCCCTCCTTCATAATAGGACTGTTTCAAGAATTTTGTATTCTTATCCATTTCTGCAGTTAATATTTGATCTATATTGTTCcaaattttcttaatttttagAAGCAACGTGGGATCTCCTGTGATTTTATGTTATTGTTCAGTTTTAAGCagtttctccttttccttcttgTAAGCTTCCGctttagttttttgttgttttgtaataCATTTTCCTCTTATAACTGCTTTAAGAGCATCCCACAGGATAAAGGTGGTAAGTTCTTTGTTTCAATTTCTTTTTGGTAAGTTATGAAATCTTTCTTAAGCTCTTCTGGCAAtggtttattatttaatattccCACATTTAGCTTCCATAGTGTATataggacaatgaaggccagaacaaacagactgaggaacagcttttatgccagggctatcattgaactgaactctgtgtggtttggacagtgatgtggggtggtagtgctgactgtgtgcgtgcgttggtgtgtgtattggggctagattcatcttaatttactattgtgcactgtattttagtaatcatttttatcactcatatttttattattttattatttattgtctgaggcacctagaaaggaatgcattttaaatttcgttgtgcaacttctgtgtacaatgacaataaagattctgattctgattctgattctgattctgatttttcTCTTGCCTTTTTAATTTGACTTCAAGATAAATGGCAATGTGATCTGACACATCTGCTTCTTGAATTTGGCATCTTTTTATCCTGTAGAATTCCTTGTAATTCATGGAAAAGTAGTCAATTCTAGCATAGCTGTCATTAGGTCTGAGTATTGTGCGTAATCCTTTTTACTAGAGTGAAATTCCTTCCATGCATCAACTATCCCATATTCACTAAAGATTTTTTAATTACTCTGGTATCATGGTTGCTACTTTTATTCTGATTTGTTGAATCTAACTTCCTGTTCATCACTATCTTAAAGTCTCCACCACATATTAGTATCCCTTCCCATTTCAAATATGATGATGTCAAAGTTTTAAAGAATTGTTTTACACTATTAGGCATATCCGCTAGCCAATGTCATCACTGAATAAAAAACAAGTTCTTAAACCAAGATGTACCTTCATTAACTGTGAGAGGATGTGGGTTTAGTCTCCAGTTTTCATAATATTTACTACTGTGCagtgtgcatgttctccctctCCATACTGCATACGGATGAGACAAGAGTTTCATGTCCTAATTAAATAaaggtaataaataaaattaggcCTCATGGGGAGCTAAAACAGACTTAGATCAAgaccacactgtaaaaaaagaaaagttgagtaaacttaaaaaagtaaagcaaCCAGCTGCAAAGCTTTTTTGAGTTTACTCAACTAAGGGCTAATGAGTTGTGTCAACTTAAGTTGAGAAGTTCACTCAACTTGACTGAACCTCTCAACTCAAGTTGAGTGAACTTCTCAACTCAAGTTGACTGAACCTCTCAACTCAAGTTGAGTGAACTTCTCAACTCAAGTTGACTGAACCTCTCAACTCAAGTTGAGTGAACTTCTCAACTTAAGTTGACACAACTCATTAGCCCTTAGTTGAGTAAACTCAAAAAAGCTTTGCAGCTGGttgctttacttttttaagtTGACTGAACTTCGCAACTTAAGTTGACTGAACTTCAGTCAACTTAAGTTGCGGAGTTCAGTCATTGTGTTATCTTGCGTTTTTCAAACTTAAGATTGCTATTCAGAGCTACTCATGTACTTaaatcaaatatatttaaatttctaCATTTGACCAAACTGCAAACTTCATTTAAATTGAAAACATATAGTGACAGCAGTGCATATTTTTAGTTGAGAGTTATTTCCTTTTAACTTAAAATGTTTAGTTAGTTCAGCTTAACTGTTCATTAGTTGAGTATACTCAAAAATACTTAGCCATCCAATCCAGCATCATTCACTAAGGTTCTGCTATATAAAGtgaataggaaaaaaaagtaacttcttTCATAGCATATGAAAAGGTAAGACACTATGTAGTAGTAATAAAaggtagaataaaaaaaaattataatacatCACAAGTGCAGGATCAGCACTAGATAATTCAGCTGTATTTTAATCAAgcaatgaggttaaaaaaaattataataactgAAACTTTTCAAATTACTTCGTAAGTACATCAATGACTTAATGCAAAATTTGGTCACTAAAGAAAATCAGGTTAATTGGCAATTCTCAGCttcccacaggtgtgaatgtgaatggttgtcgtTCTCTCTGTCAGCCCTGTGACATATTGGTGtcctgtaccctgcctcttgccctataacagctgggataagcccccccccccctttaattactttaaaagtGTACCTTAAGTCCTTTGGATAGTCCAGTTTAAGTGCACAAAATGAGTCCAAACAGGAGGGCAAGTGAAGACATCATCCAGGACAACTTGCTCTTCAATAACCAGGGCAATGCTTCTTATAGCTGGACTTGAACAGATGGTCTCAACATCATCAACTGGGCATCCTGAGGTCAATGCCCTTGATGCATATTTCTTCAGGTTCCATATCCTAGAGAAAACATACAGAGACtataataaatatttactcTGTATTTgaggttctttttttcttcccattatgtaataaaatacaatttcaaagttaaataacacaattttttttggtcagcagtttTTGTCCAGAAAGCCAAAAGATAAAATGTGTAACTTGCATACCAGATTGATCACTCTGCTTCATATTAGTATTACAACATGTGAGCATTTTTAATCTTCAGGCTTTGGGTATGTTGTAAACTAATACTGTGAgagcttttaaaatgttgttttcttGAAAAGATCTCTTTACCAAAAATCAACCATTTTGAATAGATTTTCACAATTTAAAActaacttaaaaaagaaaaaaatgtagatgCATGATTTGTATGGGGGTCTAATTATTTGTGAATACACTGTGTATGAAGTCTCAACACTATCACTGAATAATGACCAATACAGTCCAATTCAACTTTTTATGTTCAGTCATTCTGAAGAATTCATGCAGAAAAATCCATGATATCcatggtatgtgtgtgtgtgtgtgtgtgtgtgtgtgtatatacacacacacatatagtcgAAatattcgagttactcgaggaatcattgcagccctaatgcAAAGTATAAATAAGTAGCAGGTTTTGTAATGAAACTAACTTGCCAAAAATAGAATTTGAAAGCAGATTTTAGTGATTATCACACACACCTCAAGGTTTTTACCTTAACTAAGGTAAGGcatgaatgtgtttttaacGGTAAGACACAAAATTGAAGAATTACCTCAATGCAACCCACTCCAcctatgcaaaaaaaacaaaaaaaaaacaaacactgcgcATTACTTTTGGGTTAAATCATTATGGAATTAAAAACATAGGTGCATGATGTACAAAACAGACTGTTGCTTTATGTTTTTTCATTACCTGCAAAGTAACCTGTTACATCACTGAATCCAAGGTTCCCCACCACTATGGTGGAGAAAAGTGTAGCAACATGCTAACTAGCTGGCTAACCAAAACAGACCAACCCTGGTAGACTAAAGTTGTACCCTTGTACGGAAAGTATTAGCTTTAAAGCAGACATTATATATGTGCAAATTACTTTCACCACACAAAACATGTTACATAAATGCAAACTTAAAAAAGGCGGGATTTGTGGTCGATCATTTTACCGAACTGCCATTCCTGTAAATAAAGCGATCGTTTTCGATAGCtatcagctgaaattctcagccgaAATGCAGCGCCAGGCGATCAACCACTGACTAAAACCCTTAGCTTAACATAACATAAAAAACTAGAAGGAAAAATAACATAAAGTCTTACCTGGTTTGTTTGTCGTTGAAGTAACGTACAGGTCATACTGCTTCCCTAAGGTGGTGTCAAATGCACATGCGCAGTAGTGCACAGCATGATGCATGCCCATGTTTGTTACTACAGCAGATCCCCAAATCACTATCTGAAGTTTGTTCAAACTAAAACTTTAAGTAGGTTGCACTACTTAGATGTAAACTTGAAATTTTCAGTTGGCCCAACTTTTTAAACAGTGTATTTGTTCTCCcagcttttaaaaataagttagagtaacaaatatgaagttgggCTTTTCAGAGTGCAGAACCTTTTGGTGCAACTGGACCAAGAGCCCTAAAACAAATTCACCCACAGGTTAGCCACCACTTCCCCCCCTTCCAACTGAACATTTCTGACAAGTATGAATCAAAAAGAGAAATCACCTGCTTCAGTTTGTCTTTTCATTTGTCTTATGTTCAAAATATTGAATTAATACAACAAAATGGCATGAACTCATTAAGATTTTTACGTTTTGGTGTTGTTGTTATGCATATTTTATACTGTGTATCAGTGACAGTGAGTAAAGTATTGTGAATTGCCTTTTGTTAGATGTAAAATTTGATTataaacaaagctaaaaatctTTATGTTTAGTGGCAGATATCTACTGTAGTTCTCTTTTTTCCTACTTgaacaaatattaatttttggtttaaaatctaaatttaaaatcaaaactgCTTAAGTGCTCAAgtgttgtattttattgcataaatgcagatgtttttattaataattataatatgATATGCATTCTTTTCTAAATGattatgtttcagtttcatgttGATATTGACGAGatgctttcatatttttattgatttaatattctgtttttaaactgtACATTTCAAGGTCACTTAAGCTTTACTGCACCTACATGAAATATTAGAACAGATCACATGTTTATAAACATTTCTGATTTTTGACATTTGTATTCCGTACATGATCGGATTCAAAATCGGTTGCATCATGAGAAAATACAGAGACATGAAGATTCGCAGTGCGCTGGGTAAGCTGGTCGTATCAAATCTGctctgaaatatttcaaaacaGCAACCAAAGGAAAAATTCAAGAATGACACAAGCTGAGGTGTGCAGGTACTGACACTTTTTTGTCTCGCCTCTTTGGAgccagaaaaacacactttcaaGATTCTCATGTAAGAGAACAGGACTGGGAAAAGAGGGATAATGATAGagagaaaaatatcaaaaacccCATAAATATTATTCACCTTTGTGTCAGAACATGCCAACTTAACAACTGGATAATTCTGACAATACaaactgtttaaaatatttccacACAAGGTCAGACGCAGGTTTAAGGATAAAGCAATAAGAAATTTCCCTAACGAGTACACCCATACCACAGTAATAAGAACAGCTGTATTGTTAGATGTCATTTGTGTTTTATAATGTAGAGGAGAACAAATAGCAAGATATCTGTCATAAGACATGACGGCTAAGTTTGAAAACTCTATACTTCCATAtgtgtgaacacagaaaatCTGTAGgaagcacagaggagcagaaacagTGTGAACATCAGAGAGGATCTGAATCAGGAGGAATGGAAACAGCCCTGTACTACCATACAGCTCATTTACAAACAGGCTGCACAGAAACATGTACATAGGTTCATGTAAGCTTCTGTTCATACAGATAATCACAATCAGTGACGTGTTTACAAAAACTATAACAAAGTAAAGCAGAGAAGTTATTGTGAAATAGAAATATTGTAATTTTCCAACATTCAAATAAGCTCCAAAATGGAAATAAGAGAAAGGTGTTGAATTAGacattgctgtttgttttgtgacaAAACAGAGTCAGgatgcaaatattaaaaagcCTCTCTCATTGCTttacattcaaataaataaaattaagttaTCATATTGGAAAAAAACATCATCACATCATTTGTTTAGTGTTGAACTTTTACCTTATGCTGCTTCACAGAACAAGGAAAATCTAAATGAAATTCTATGTATGCAGTGCAAACATACAACTCCCTCATTGATTTGACCTCCTACACCCTCCTCCCACTATGACATGCAGCACCACCACCTGTTTTATATCTTTTCAGGCTGCTCCTATGTCATTAGTATTAGCAGCACCAAGGCCAGTCACAAAAGGTTTCATTGTTGACATTCCCACTATACATGActgtaaataattaaaagtaattttacaaGTAAACATTGTTTTGTGGGTGCTAGTTTAATACTGGGACCCGGCCTATTGACTTTTGTCCTCTGTAGTggacattacattttcatgCACAGGAAACTCAATTAAATCCTGTTGTGCTCTAAAGAGGACATCCTGGACTTTCTGAGGTTATGTCATATCACAGGCTGGCATTTTGTTCTCAATCCAATTGGCCGGCATTGCAGGAAGCACATTTTCtgaaaatagaatagaatgattttattgtcattatacagaatgtacaacgagattggagggccactcctgttcagtgccatgcaatagaaaattACACTTTCTAAAAAATCAAATAGaccttctaaaaatatacagaaaataaaataaacttgtcatgaatcagctgtgtggcaggcaggaaggaggaccccaatgcaggatacaCAAGGCGGAAGTAAAAAacaactcagctttattttagCAAGGGCAGAACAGAAAGCAACTTGACTTAAATTCTCAGAGCTAAGGCAAAAACAGGATACA includes:
- the LOC115790120 gene encoding olfactory receptor 140-like, which gives rise to MSNSTPFSYFHFGAYLNVGKLQYFYFTITSLLYFVIVFVNTSLIVIICMNRSLHEPMYMFLCSLFVNELYGSTGLFPFLLIQILSDVHTVSAPLCFLQIFCVHTYGSIEFSNLAVMSYDRYLAICSPLHYKTQMTSNNTAVLITVVWVYSLGKFLIALSLNLRLTLCGNILNSLYCQNYPVVKLACSDTKVNNIYGVFDIFLSIIIPLFPVLFSYMRILKVCFSGSKEARQKSVSTCTPQLVSFLNFSFGCCFEIFQSRFDTTSLPSALRIFMSLYFLMMQPILNPIMYGIQMSKIRNVYKHVICSNISCRCSKA